In a single window of the Pongo abelii isolate AG06213 chromosome 1, NHGRI_mPonAbe1-v2.0_pri, whole genome shotgun sequence genome:
- the LOC100434591 gene encoding olfactory receptor 6Y1 — translation MTTIILEVDNRTVTTHFILLGFPTRTAFQLLFFSIFLATYLLTLLENLLIILAIHSDGQLHKPMYLFLSHLSFLEMWYVTVISPKMLVDFLSHDKSISFNGCMSQLYFFVTFVCTEYILLAIMAFDRYVAICNPLRYPVIMTNQLCGTLAGACWFCGLMTAMIKMVFIAQLHYCGTPQINHYFCDISPLLNVSCEDASQAELVDFFLALMVIAIPLCVVAASYAAILATILRIPSARGRQKALSTCASHLTVVILFYSTTLFTYARPKLMYAYNSNKVVSVLYTVIVPLLNPIIYCLRNHEVKAALRKTIHCRGSGPQGNGAFSS, via the coding sequence ATGACCACCATAATTCTGGAAGTAGATAATCGTACAGTGACAACACATTTCATTCTTCTGGGGTTTCCAACACGAACAGCCTTCcagcttctctttttctccattttcctggCAACATATCTGCTGACACTGCTGGAGAATCTTCTTATCATCTTAGCTATCCACAGTGATGGGCAGCTGCATAAGCCCATGTACTTATTCTTGAGCCACCTCTCCTTCCTGGAGATGTGGTATGTCACAGTCATCAGCCCCAAGATGCTTGTTGACTTCCTCAGTCATGACAAGAGTATTTCCTTCAATGGCTGCATGAGTCAACTTTACTTTTTTGTGACCTTTGTCTGCACTGAGTACATCCTTCTTGCTATCATGGCCTTTGACCGTTATGTAGCCATTTGTAATCCACTACGCTACCCAGTCATCATGACCAACCAGCTCTGTGGCACACTGGCTGGAGCATGCTGGTTCTGTGGACTCATGACTGCCATGATCAAGATGGTTTTTATAGCGCAACTTCACTACTGTGGCACGCCTCAGATCAATCACTACTTTTGTGATATCTCTCCACTCCTTAACGTCTCCTGTGAGGACGCCTCACAGGCTGAGCTGGTGGACTTCTTCTTGGCCCTCATGGTCATTGCTATTCCTCTTTGTGTTGTGGCGGCATCCTACGCTGCTATCCTTGCCACCATCCTCAGGATCCCTTCCGCTCGGGGCCGCCAAAAGGCACTCTCTACCTGTGCCTCCCACCTGACCGTTGtaattctcttctattccacgACCCTTTTCACCTATGCCCGTCCCAAACTCATGTATGCCTACAATTCCAACAAAGTGGTATCTGTTCTCTACACTGTCATTGTTCCACTCCTCAACCCCATCATTTACTGTCTGAGGAACCATGAAGTAAAGGCAGCCCTCAGAAAGACCATACATTGCAGAGGAAGTGGGCCCCAGGGAAATGGGGCTTTCAGTAGTTAA